The Brassica napus cultivar Da-Ae chromosome C7, Da-Ae, whole genome shotgun sequence genome has a segment encoding these proteins:
- the LOC106439294 gene encoding putative Myb family transcription factor At1g14600: MGTCGGRNGNDVGFNGHGGGRVRPYVRSPVPRLRWTPELHRCFLNAVDMLGGQHRATPKLILKMMDVRGLTISHVKSHLQMYRGSKLTLGKSEESSLSSIRRRQDTEEDYLHDNLSLPSRNDCLLGYHSFPLSSHSSLRGGRREYQTSQSGGGGDDDDFLHIINMEKTRETTPFPSHHCHKTTEKEKNTGQEQEGEDLSLSLSLNHHQWRSNGSSVSETSEAVSTCSAPFVFKDCFASSPKIDLNLTLSVSLLSS; this comes from the exons ATGGGTACATGTGGTGGAAGAAACGGCAACGACGTTGGATTTAACGGTCACGGAGGCGGCAGAGTTAGGCCATACGTACGGTCTCCAGTGCCTCGACTCAGATGGACGCCGGAGCTCCACCGTTGTTTCCTTAACGCCGTCGATATGCTTGGTGGCCAACATA GAGCCACTCCAAAGCTTATTCTTAAGATGATGGATGTGAGGGGACTCACCATTTCACATGTCAAGAGCCATCTCCAG ATGTATAGAGGTTCTAAACTCACTTTGGGCAAATCAG AGGAAAGCTCTTTATCTTCAATAAGAAGAAGACAAGACACTGAAGAAGATTATCTTCATGACAACTTGTCTTTACCCTCAAGGAATGATTGTCTTCTGGGGTATCACTCGTTTCCTCTTTCTTCACATTCTTCTCTTAG AGGTGGAAGAAGAGAATATCAGACTTCACAgtctggtggtggtggtgatgatgatgactttCTTCACATCATAAACATGGAGAAGACGAGAGAAACGACGCCGTTTCCATCACATCATTGCCACAAG acaacagagaaggagaagaacacTGGGCAAGAACAAGAAGGGGAAGATTTGTCGTTGTCTCTGTCTTTGAACCATCATCAATGGAGAAGCAACGGATCATCAGTGAGCGAAACCAGTGAAGCAGTCTCCACTTGTTCTGCACCATTCGTCTTCAAAGATTGCTTTGCTTCTTCACCAAAGATTGATCTCAACCTTACTCTTTCAGTTTCTCTCCTCAGCAGCTGA